A genome region from Arachidicoccus soli includes the following:
- a CDS encoding class I SAM-dependent methyltransferase, with the protein MPEEEKLQMFENRLLKVFKHKSKLARRQQISCYRVYDHDLTEYPFSIEIYGDKIYLAEYLRRHGMEDEEHELWLSACLEIISKVLGIAVEHIFVRQRKRMSHRSSGAQYEKLDTESHFFTVEENGLKFRVNLTDYLDTGLFLDHRITRKIVQQESDAKRVLNLFSYTGSFSVYAAAANAATVTSVDLSKTYLGWAEDNFNINKLRDKQKYHFIHADVKQYLKTLQPDSFDLVIMDPPTFSNSKRMKDILDIQADHVELINDVLKALSSNGILYFSTNFTKFILDAEKINASAIKDITKATTPFDFEGKLKRWCYKIGK; encoded by the coding sequence ATGCCAGAGGAAGAAAAATTACAGATGTTTGAGAACCGCTTGCTGAAGGTGTTTAAACATAAGAGTAAATTAGCAAGAAGGCAACAAATCTCTTGTTATCGCGTATATGATCACGACTTGACCGAGTATCCTTTCTCCATTGAGATTTATGGAGACAAAATATATCTGGCAGAATACCTTCGCCGTCACGGCATGGAAGATGAGGAACATGAGCTATGGCTGAGCGCATGCCTGGAAATCATTTCAAAAGTTCTAGGAATAGCTGTCGAGCATATTTTTGTCCGCCAACGAAAACGCATGTCACACCGAAGCTCTGGTGCTCAATATGAAAAACTGGATACTGAAAGCCATTTCTTCACTGTAGAGGAAAACGGATTAAAGTTTCGTGTAAATCTTACAGATTATTTAGATACCGGTTTATTTCTCGATCACCGCATTACACGCAAAATCGTGCAACAAGAAAGTGATGCAAAACGTGTCTTGAATTTATTTTCTTATACCGGCTCATTTTCTGTATATGCCGCCGCCGCCAATGCTGCAACGGTGACTTCTGTAGATTTATCAAAAACATATTTAGGCTGGGCAGAAGACAATTTCAACATTAATAAACTTAGAGATAAACAGAAATATCATTTTATCCATGCGGATGTAAAACAATATTTAAAAACACTGCAACCGGATAGTTTTGATTTGGTGATAATGGATCCACCTACTTTCAGTAATAGTAAAAGAATGAAGGATATTCTTGATATCCAAGCCGATCATGTGGAACTAATCAATGATGTTTTAAAAGCGCTCTCTTCAAATGGAATCTTGTACTTCAGCACCAATTTCACAAAATTTATTTTAGATGCGGAGAAAATAAATGCTTCGGCAATTAAAGATATTACCAAGGCCACTACCCCATTTGATTTTGAAGGAAAATTAAAACGTTGGTGTTATAAAATCGGGAAGTAA
- a CDS encoding type IV toxin-antitoxin system AbiEi family antitoxin domain-containing protein, whose amino-acid sequence MNLLEFKDKMFDLACFNINQVYAWKPDFDRNNLTRWTKKGYLIRLRQGYFTFPEYKNKSDYAFYFANRIYRPSYISLHTALAFYGMIPEAVSQITSLTPLKTISFTNEFGEYSYKSVKESLVFGYELKPMANNRTLQFATPEKALLDLLYLYSFYNNEEEIGALRLDEDYLHDDLNKEQLMEYLSRFQSNALEQRVKILFKTYGL is encoded by the coding sequence ATGAACCTGCTAGAGTTTAAGGATAAGATGTTTGACTTGGCTTGCTTTAATATTAATCAAGTGTATGCCTGGAAGCCTGATTTCGACAGAAATAACCTAACCCGTTGGACTAAGAAAGGTTATCTCATAAGACTAAGACAAGGATACTTTACATTTCCCGAATATAAAAACAAAAGCGATTACGCTTTTTATTTTGCCAACAGAATATATCGTCCTTCATACATCAGCCTGCATACGGCATTGGCTTTTTACGGCATGATACCCGAAGCGGTGTCACAGATTACGAGTTTAACTCCATTAAAAACAATTTCTTTCACCAATGAATTCGGAGAATATTCATATAAGAGTGTAAAGGAAAGTTTGGTCTTTGGATATGAATTAAAACCGATGGCAAATAACCGTACCCTACAGTTTGCAACGCCCGAGAAGGCGTTGCTTGATTTGCTATATCTCTATTCGTTTTACAATAATGAAGAGGAAATCGGGGCTTTACGATTGGATGAAGATTATTTGCACGATGATTTAAACAAAGAGCAATTAATGGAATATCTTTCGAGATTCCAAAGTAATGCACTGGAACAAAGAGTAAAGATTCTTTTCAAAACTTATGGACTATGA
- a CDS encoding LysE family translocator has protein sequence MLFSSIIKGIAIGLMLSVSVGPVIFAIIKQSINNGHRGGIAFIAGVSMSDIILVSLCNFFTQLFSSTGAFEKIIGFGGSFFLIGLGLYNLFLKKSITKQDEEVIKVKLSKRGIVSIFFSGFLMNTLNPAVILFWIATSASIMVSAKTFPHEIQYRILVFLTCLIFNLCVDISKVFLAGKIRNRLTPHNIHIINRISGVIFIIFGCVLLYGIYTGHVLSH, from the coding sequence ATGTTATTCTCCTCAATAATAAAGGGCATTGCGATAGGTTTAATGTTGAGTGTGTCGGTGGGCCCGGTAATCTTTGCTATCATTAAGCAGAGTATCAATAACGGCCACCGGGGTGGCATAGCATTTATTGCGGGCGTATCCATGTCCGACATTATCCTGGTTTCACTCTGTAACTTTTTTACCCAGCTATTCAGTTCTACCGGCGCTTTTGAAAAAATCATAGGATTTGGCGGTAGTTTTTTTCTGATAGGATTAGGGTTATATAATCTGTTTTTAAAAAAATCAATTACCAAACAAGATGAGGAAGTCATCAAGGTAAAATTGAGTAAACGCGGCATCGTTTCCATCTTTTTCTCCGGATTTCTGATGAATACCCTAAACCCAGCTGTCATCTTATTTTGGATTGCTACTTCTGCCAGTATCATGGTATCTGCCAAAACTTTTCCTCACGAAATTCAATACCGTATTTTAGTATTCCTTACTTGCCTGATCTTTAATTTGTGTGTAGATATTTCAAAGGTCTTTTTAGCGGGTAAAATACGCAATCGCCTTACACCGCATAATATCCATATTATCAATCGCATTTCTGGCGTTATATTTATTATATTTGGTTGCGTATTGCTATATGGTATTTATACGGGTCATGTTTTGAGCCATTAA
- a CDS encoding type II toxin-antitoxin system Y4mF family antitoxin, whose amino-acid sequence MKKKRKSLNLTQEDLASKAGVGLRVVREMEQGKPTLRMDKVNQVLMLFGAELGVVSKVKNDE is encoded by the coding sequence TTGAAGAAAAAAAGAAAATCACTAAATCTCACACAGGAAGACCTGGCATCCAAGGCGGGAGTCGGACTTAGGGTTGTTCGTGAGATGGAACAGGGAAAACCAACATTGCGGATGGATAAAGTGAATCAGGTGTTGATGTTATTTGGTGCAGAACTCGGAGTGGTATCAAAAGTAAAAAATGATGAGTAG
- a CDS encoding HipA N-terminal domain-containing protein yields the protein MMSRKGWVYFQDTLAGVLAETDEGYEFTYQADYLENKSAKPVSLTLPLSTQKYESKVLFAFFDGLIPEGWLLDLATTHWKVKSNDRFELLLLTCRDSIGAVTVIPEID from the coding sequence ATGATGAGTAGAAAGGGTTGGGTTTATTTTCAGGATACGCTGGCCGGTGTGCTTGCGGAAACCGATGAGGGTTACGAATTTACTTACCAGGCGGATTATTTAGAAAATAAGAGCGCAAAACCGGTAAGCTTAACGCTACCGTTGTCAACCCAGAAATATGAAAGCAAAGTATTGTTTGCTTTTTTCGATGGCTTGATACCTGAAGGCTGGTTGCTGGATCTGGCAACAACACACTGGAAGGTCAAAAGCAATGACCGGTTTGAATTATTACTATTAACATGCCGGGATTCAATCGGAGCTGTAACGGTTATTCCTGAAATAGATTGA
- a CDS encoding MarC family protein, which produces MNEVFSFLHLAFIAFITLFPPVNPVGTAFIIDPLLSGLDRRGRVIAARKVAFYGLCISIVSVLAGSWILKLFGLSLPVVQVAGGLIICNMGWQLLGSKNGNERTPERKTQPEDNLKETENLLFYPITFPMTTGAGTISVLLTLSASSASIDKKQYLINTGSLIVGVLFMSLLIYICVANTHLLIKRIGQRGQQVVNRISAFLVLCVGLQIVWEGVEQLLKGG; this is translated from the coding sequence ATGAACGAAGTTTTTTCTTTTTTACATCTAGCCTTTATTGCTTTTATCACACTTTTTCCGCCTGTAAACCCAGTAGGCACTGCATTTATAATTGATCCTTTATTAAGTGGCTTAGACAGAAGAGGGCGTGTGATAGCAGCTAGGAAAGTAGCTTTTTATGGATTATGTATTAGTATCGTTTCGGTATTGGCCGGTAGCTGGATATTGAAACTTTTTGGACTTTCCCTGCCCGTAGTACAAGTAGCGGGAGGATTGATTATTTGCAATATGGGCTGGCAGCTTTTAGGTTCTAAAAATGGTAACGAACGTACCCCCGAACGAAAAACACAACCGGAGGATAACCTCAAGGAGACTGAGAATCTATTGTTTTATCCTATCACTTTCCCGATGACAACAGGTGCAGGAACCATCTCAGTACTACTTACCCTTAGCGCCTCCAGTGCTTCTATAGATAAGAAGCAATATCTTATTAATACCGGCTCACTTATCGTAGGTGTGCTGTTTATGTCCTTGCTCATTTATATATGTGTCGCTAATACCCATTTACTCATCAAACGAATTGGTCAGCGGGGTCAGCAAGTGGTTAACAGAATTAGTGCTTTCTTGGTTTTATGTGTAGGATTACAAATCGTTTGGGAAGGCGTTGAACAACTGCTTAAAGGAGGTTGA
- a CDS encoding nucleotidyl transferase AbiEii/AbiGii toxin family protein, translated as MIKIEQIKNYFPMQIRDNAVFYKHMLKEYLQLMILDYLSSTPYTKKIVFIGGTNLRLAKGIDRFSENIDFDCKDLSENEFMEMTNNIMLFLKRSGWRVETKDKYNAKLTAFRRSIYFPELLFDMELSGHKEERFLIKVESQDQGINYKPNIIDISGCGFFFPFPAPSDGVVCSMKIAAMLARSKGRDFYDLMFLLSQAKPDYDFLAKRCGINNLKEFKEATKERLKTIDLNVKQKDFEHLLFNKANSEKILRFGSFTNTLKE; from the coding sequence ATGATAAAAATAGAACAAATTAAAAATTATTTTCCGATGCAGATACGAGACAACGCTGTGTTTTACAAACACATGCTAAAGGAATATCTGCAATTAATGATATTGGATTATTTGTCATCTACTCCTTATACGAAAAAGATTGTATTTATTGGCGGCACAAATTTGCGTTTGGCAAAAGGTATTGACCGATTTTCAGAAAATATAGATTTTGATTGTAAAGACTTGTCGGAAAATGAGTTCATGGAAATGACAAACAATATTATGCTGTTTTTGAAACGTTCAGGTTGGCGAGTGGAAACAAAGGATAAGTATAACGCAAAACTCACAGCATTCAGGCGGAGTATTTATTTTCCCGAGTTGTTGTTTGATATGGAGCTGAGCGGACACAAGGAAGAAAGGTTTTTAATCAAAGTTGAAAGTCAAGATCAAGGTATAAATTATAAACCGAATATTATTGATATAAGCGGTTGCGGATTTTTCTTTCCGTTTCCCGCTCCCTCCGACGGAGTAGTGTGCAGCATGAAAATCGCAGCGATGTTAGCGCGTTCCAAAGGACGTGATTTTTACGATTTAATGTTTTTATTATCACAAGCAAAACCCGATTATGATTTTCTCGCAAAACGTTGTGGCATCAATAACTTGAAAGAATTTAAAGAAGCAACAAAGGAGCGACTAAAGACCATTGACTTAAATGTAAAGCAAAAAGATTTTGAACATTTACTGTTTAATAAAGCAAACAGCGAAAAGATTTTGCGCTTCGGTAGTTTCACAAACACGCTGAAAGAATAA
- a CDS encoding HipA domain-containing protein, which translates to MANCWFCYQDAGTSSYHEKCSRRFFGTAKVPELELNNKLLKTLAEQTINERIAVTGVQPKLSVTLEKTKEQNRLTIVGLWGEYILKPQHPDFPEMPQSEDLTMHLAGLFKMPTCDHTLMEASDGSLVYLARRFDRVKGHKVHMEDFCQLSEFLTENKYKGSYEKIGKLILKYCTQTGFDALTYFELVLFSFLTGNNDMHLKNFSVLYKDEGVSLSPAYDLLNVNLVNPQDDEELALTINGKKKRIRLSDFDVFARSMNIPETAVRNTYNKFSSGNKEVGEMIKASFLSPEKREQYLEIWHKKQQLFN; encoded by the coding sequence ATGGCAAATTGTTGGTTTTGTTATCAGGATGCAGGTACGTCGTCTTACCATGAAAAATGTTCAAGGCGATTTTTCGGTACGGCAAAAGTACCTGAGTTGGAATTGAATAATAAACTTTTGAAAACGTTGGCTGAACAGACGATCAACGAAAGGATCGCTGTGACCGGAGTTCAGCCCAAGCTTTCTGTTACCCTGGAAAAGACGAAGGAGCAGAACCGCCTGACTATAGTAGGACTTTGGGGAGAATATATACTTAAACCGCAGCATCCTGATTTTCCGGAAATGCCGCAATCAGAAGATCTGACCATGCATTTGGCAGGCCTGTTTAAAATGCCAACTTGTGATCATACTTTAATGGAGGCGTCAGACGGTAGTTTGGTTTATCTTGCGCGGAGGTTTGACCGGGTGAAAGGCCATAAAGTTCACATGGAAGATTTCTGCCAGCTTTCTGAATTTTTAACGGAAAATAAATACAAGGGATCTTATGAAAAGATCGGTAAGCTTATCCTAAAATATTGCACTCAAACAGGTTTTGATGCATTGACCTATTTTGAACTGGTGTTATTTTCTTTTTTGACAGGTAACAATGATATGCACCTGAAGAACTTTTCTGTACTATATAAGGACGAAGGAGTAAGTCTAAGTCCCGCCTATGACCTGCTCAATGTGAATCTTGTTAATCCTCAGGACGATGAAGAACTGGCCCTGACGATAAACGGAAAAAAGAAAAGGATCAGATTATCTGATTTTGATGTATTCGCAAGAAGTATGAATATACCTGAAACCGCCGTTAGGAATACCTATAATAAATTCTCCTCCGGTAATAAGGAGGTTGGTGAGATGATTAAGGCATCATTCCTAAGTCCCGAAAAAAGGGAGCAATACCTGGAAATCTGGCATAAAAAACAACAGTTGTTTAATTGA
- a CDS encoding GH3 family domain-containing protein, which produces MAIFDIKLPKRIAKALRLSNGDVQKQQRRVLKKLLTKARFTDFGQKYHFDNILMQEDIVHSYQKTVPIYNYNSIYKEWWHKTLEGKADICWPGKIKYYALSSGTSEASSKYLPITNDLLQGNKTIMIKQLLSLRNYTDVNVRSIGRGWLMLGGSTDLEKGPGYYAGDLSGISVKKSPFWFQPFYKPTKRISKEKDWNKKLEEIVSHAKDWDIAFIVGVPAWVQMCMEMVIERYHLNNIHEIWPNLSYFVHGGVSLEPYRLGFKKLLGKPIVYIETYLASEGFIAYQSRPNAQGGMKLVVSDHIFFEFVPFDNENFLPNGDLVDNPETLLVSDVQEGKDYALLISTPAGAWRYLLGDTVRFTDKKKFEVIISGRTKHFLSLVGEHLSVDNMNRALQLASEEMDISIPEFTVAGEPHGTFFAHKWFVACDHPIDEKKLITLIDENIKKLNDDYAVERKSALKDVTIKVLPEEAFLNFLASRGKMGAQHKFPRVLKGDILEAWNKFLIEKEY; this is translated from the coding sequence ATGGCGATATTTGATATAAAACTCCCTAAACGTATTGCGAAAGCATTACGCCTGTCAAACGGAGATGTACAAAAACAACAGCGACGTGTGCTAAAAAAATTATTGACCAAGGCGCGTTTTACTGATTTTGGTCAGAAGTATCATTTCGATAATATCTTAATGCAAGAAGATATTGTTCATTCCTATCAAAAAACTGTCCCTATTTATAATTACAATTCCATTTATAAAGAATGGTGGCATAAGACCCTGGAAGGCAAGGCTGATATCTGCTGGCCGGGGAAAATAAAGTATTATGCACTTAGCAGTGGTACAAGTGAAGCTTCCAGTAAATACCTGCCTATTACCAACGACTTATTACAGGGTAATAAAACGATTATGATCAAGCAACTGCTTAGTTTGCGCAACTACACAGATGTAAATGTCCGTTCTATTGGCAGAGGTTGGCTCATGCTGGGGGGGAGTACCGATTTAGAAAAAGGCCCCGGTTATTATGCCGGTGACTTAAGTGGCATAAGCGTAAAAAAGTCACCTTTCTGGTTTCAACCTTTTTACAAGCCTACTAAAAGGATCTCTAAGGAAAAAGATTGGAATAAAAAGTTAGAAGAAATTGTGAGCCATGCAAAAGACTGGGATATTGCCTTTATTGTGGGGGTACCGGCCTGGGTACAAATGTGTATGGAGATGGTTATAGAAAGATACCATTTAAACAATATCCATGAAATATGGCCCAATCTTTCTTATTTCGTTCATGGGGGGGTAAGCCTGGAGCCTTATAGACTTGGATTCAAAAAGTTATTGGGCAAACCCATCGTTTATATTGAGACCTATTTAGCGAGCGAGGGTTTTATTGCCTATCAATCCAGACCGAATGCGCAAGGGGGAATGAAACTGGTGGTAAGTGATCATATCTTTTTCGAATTCGTGCCTTTTGATAATGAGAACTTTTTGCCTAACGGTGATTTAGTCGATAACCCGGAGACTTTGTTGGTCTCTGATGTCCAGGAAGGGAAAGATTATGCATTATTGATAAGTACGCCTGCCGGTGCCTGGCGTTATCTGTTAGGAGACACGGTAAGGTTCACTGATAAGAAGAAATTTGAAGTGATTATCTCAGGGCGTACCAAACATTTTCTGAGTTTGGTTGGTGAACATTTGAGCGTGGATAATATGAACAGGGCATTACAGCTGGCTTCAGAAGAAATGGATATCAGCATACCTGAATTTACCGTTGCCGGAGAGCCCCATGGGACTTTCTTTGCACATAAATGGTTTGTCGCCTGTGATCATCCTATTGATGAAAAGAAATTAATTACGCTTATTGATGAAAATATTAAAAAACTAAACGACGATTATGCCGTCGAACGGAAAAGTGCTTTGAAAGATGTTACCATCAAAGTACTGCCGGAAGAGGCTTTCTTAAACTTCCTGGCATCTCGTGGTAAGATGGGTGCCCAGCATAAATTCCCCAGGGTTTTAAAGGGGGACATCCTGGAAGCCTGGAACAAATTTCTTATTGAAAAAGAATATTAA
- the plsY gene encoding glycerol-3-phosphate 1-O-acyltransferase PlsY, translated as MQELILLIIAYMLGSIPTSVWVSKYFFGIDIRDYGSGNAGATNTFRVLGSKWGTLVMIVDMSKGAAAALLVFLLHKYAATDSLQRTNLMIGLGLAAVIGHIFPLWANFKGGKGVATLFGMILAIQPAVAGCCVGVFLLVLYLTRFVSLSSIFSGLAFAVMILFIFNDDSTFYRVFSIAVALMLVLTHQKNINRILKGTENKVPILKFRDRRKNRRRRNDND; from the coding sequence ATGCAAGAATTAATATTATTGATTATCGCTTATATGTTGGGTTCTATTCCTACTTCTGTATGGGTCAGTAAGTATTTTTTTGGAATAGATATCCGAGATTATGGAAGTGGCAACGCTGGTGCTACTAATACATTTAGGGTATTAGGCTCTAAGTGGGGTACCCTTGTTATGATCGTAGATATGTCTAAGGGTGCTGCAGCCGCTTTACTTGTTTTCCTTCTGCATAAGTACGCTGCAACAGATAGCTTACAGCGCACGAATTTGATGATAGGCTTAGGCCTTGCCGCCGTCATTGGGCATATTTTTCCGCTCTGGGCGAATTTTAAAGGAGGTAAAGGAGTCGCTACTTTATTTGGAATGATCTTAGCCATACAACCTGCAGTCGCCGGCTGTTGCGTAGGTGTTTTCTTATTGGTTTTATATCTTACACGCTTTGTATCACTTAGTTCTATATTCTCCGGTCTGGCTTTTGCCGTCATGATTCTTTTTATATTTAATGATGATTCTACTTTTTACAGAGTCTTTTCCATTGCAGTCGCATTAATGTTAGTACTTACCCATCAGAAAAATATTAACCGTATTCTTAAAGGAACGGAGAATAAGGTTCCCATTCTGAAATTTAGAGACAGACGCAAAAATAGAAGGCGCCGTAACGATAATGATTAG
- the prmA gene encoding 50S ribosomal protein L11 methyltransferase, translating into MKTYIEIIIEHIDNEKSDILLALLSEQGFEGFEETNSSLKAFIDKELYKEHLLNDLAAKEGFSFRLQNIEEQNWNALWESNFEPVVVDDFVAVRAIFHQEKFKVEHEILITPKMSFGTGHHATTFMMMQQMRHLNFENKNVLDFGTGTGVLAILAEQLGASEVLALDNDDWSIENGIENVKANHCKKITVRKAHSALTENKFAIILANINKNVILANAETLANQLIEGGILLLSGLLSEDEQDIIQTFSSFKLHHTNTEKRAQWISMLWKKE; encoded by the coding sequence ATGAAAACCTATATAGAAATTATAATTGAGCATATTGACAATGAAAAATCCGACATTCTACTTGCTTTATTATCTGAACAGGGTTTTGAAGGGTTTGAAGAAACAAATAGTTCTTTAAAAGCCTTTATTGATAAGGAACTTTATAAGGAGCATTTATTGAATGATTTGGCTGCTAAGGAAGGGTTTAGCTTTCGTTTGCAAAATATTGAAGAGCAAAACTGGAATGCTTTATGGGAATCAAATTTTGAACCTGTTGTTGTGGACGACTTTGTAGCCGTAAGAGCTATATTTCATCAGGAAAAATTTAAGGTAGAACATGAGATATTGATTACCCCTAAGATGAGCTTTGGAACGGGACATCATGCTACCACCTTTATGATGATGCAACAGATGAGACATTTGAATTTTGAGAATAAAAATGTCTTGGATTTTGGTACAGGCACCGGCGTTTTGGCTATATTGGCTGAGCAATTGGGTGCGTCCGAAGTCCTGGCGCTGGATAATGATGATTGGTCGATTGAGAATGGAATAGAAAATGTAAAGGCCAATCATTGCAAAAAAATAACTGTCAGGAAAGCACACAGTGCTTTAACTGAAAATAAGTTTGCTATCATTTTAGCCAACATTAATAAAAATGTCATTCTTGCAAATGCCGAAACGCTGGCTAACCAATTGATTGAAGGGGGTATTTTGCTCCTGAGTGGTTTATTGTCGGAGGATGAGCAGGATATTATCCAAACATTTTCAAGCTTTAAACTCCATCATACCAACACGGAAAAAAGGGCCCAATGGATTTCTATGTTGTGGAAGAAGGAATAA
- a CDS encoding YdeI/OmpD-associated family protein: protein MSNPDLLEKLQYDNEKNILIQGLPSSIEKQFIKLSFSKNVTPLLKNKKIDFALIFAINHNQLCTILRDVFPALHIDSKLWVAYPKSSSKIVSDLNRACSWEILSKSNFAGGDEVILDNVWCAINFKKAVNIEDLTCNAVEEDTLSKSRAKSFDKKLSIIPDELDTLFLKHKKAKEFFSSLSSSNQKEFVTWIEGAKRAETKQKRLTSTLEKLLAGKKNPTEK from the coding sequence ATGTCCAATCCAGACCTTTTAGAGAAACTTCAGTACGACAACGAAAAAAATATTTTGATCCAAGGCTTACCCTCATCAATTGAGAAACAATTTATAAAGCTTTCTTTCAGTAAAAATGTAACGCCGTTATTGAAAAATAAGAAAATAGACTTTGCACTTATTTTTGCTATCAACCACAACCAGCTTTGCACAATTTTAAGAGACGTATTTCCAGCCTTACATATCGACAGCAAGTTATGGGTGGCTTATCCAAAATCTTCCAGCAAAATAGTCAGCGACCTTAACAGGGCTTGTAGTTGGGAAATATTAAGTAAAAGCAATTTTGCTGGCGGTGATGAAGTGATCCTGGATAATGTCTGGTGCGCCATTAATTTTAAGAAAGCAGTGAATATAGAAGATTTAACTTGCAATGCCGTGGAAGAAGATACCTTATCTAAATCACGTGCGAAGAGTTTCGACAAAAAATTATCTATTATCCCGGATGAGCTAGATACCCTGTTTCTCAAACATAAAAAAGCAAAAGAGTTCTTCTCTTCTCTGTCCTCCTCCAATCAAAAAGAATTTGTCACCTGGATTGAAGGTGCTAAAAGAGCAGAAACAAAACAAAAAAGGCTGACCTCTACTTTGGAGAAATTATTAGCAGGAAAGAAAAACCCTACTGAGAAATAG